A single genomic interval of Helianthus annuus cultivar XRQ/B chromosome 13, HanXRQr2.0-SUNRISE, whole genome shotgun sequence harbors:
- the LOC110898412 gene encoding thylakoid lumenal 15.0 kDa protein 2, chloroplastic, with protein MAVLQLHSFRFRNTSTNFTRVAATRAASSSGSLHQSVLTPKSNDFSRLVSKFKSNSLSFALSGTLALSVALSGVGFAEAKVGVNKPELLPKEFTTVIDVAGFLSDGQEKRLAKEIDSIEKDTGFKLRVLAQNYPDTPGLAIKDFWQVDDRTIVFVADPTFGNILNFNVGETVDLDIPRSFWSRLAGKYGNMFYWKEKGEDASVEAAVMAISSCLREPVGANNCAEVK; from the exons ATGGCGGTTCTTCAACTTCATTCTTTCCGATTCCGAAACACCTCGACGAATTTCACTCGTGTAGCTGCTACCAGAGCGGCATCATCATCTGGATCTTTACATCAATCTGTTTTGACGCCCAAATCAAACGATTTTAGTCGATTAGTTTCTAAATTTAAATCCAATTCTCTCAGTTTTGCACTCTCCGGAACCCTAGCTCTCTCAGTAGCTCTTTCAG GAGTTGGATTTGCTGAGGCAAAAGTTGGGGTTAACAAACCAGAGTTACTTCCCAAAGAATTCACCACAGTTATTGACGTTGCTGGTTTCCTCTCAGACGGTCAG GAGAAAAGACTTGCAAAGGAGATTGATTCTATCGAAAAAGATACGGGATTCAAGCTTCGAGTTCTAGCTCAGAACTATCCTGACACACCTG GGTTAGCAATTAAAGATTTCTGGCAAGTGGATGATAGAACCATTGTTTTTGTCGCTGATCCTACCTTTG GAAATATATTAAATTTTAACGTGGGGGAGACGGTGGATTTGGATATACCGCGTAGCTTTTGGAGTCGTTTGGCAGGGAAATACGGAAACATGTTTTACTGGAAAGAGAAG ggtGAGGATGCATCTGTTGAAGCTGCAGTAATGGCGATATCTAGTTGCTTGAGAGAACCTGTGGGAGCAAATAATTGTGCAGAGGTAAAATAA
- the LOC110898413 gene encoding uncharacterized protein LOC110898413 has translation MEKYFGNAYRGDPGVPHSGQEKFLSIWIGSIAFSAITWSHPYIWQTSNRYNWHDHAMLFEQYHWKKALQKKQKYKFSWNENWSRAARDSYYFNWPVYFP, from the exons ATGGAGAAATACTTTGGGAACGCGTACAGAGGAGACCCGGGGGTTCCTCATTCGGGTCAAGAGAAGTTCCTGAGCATATGGATCGGGTCAATCGCTTTCTCAGCTATCACTTGGTCACACCCTTACATTTGGCAAACCTCCAATCGTTACAA TTGGCATGATCACGCGATGCTATTTGAGCAATACCATTGGAAGAAGGCTCTGCAAAAGAAACAGAAATATAAATTCTCG TGGAATGAGAACTGGAGCAGAGCGGCTCGTGACTCATACTACTTCAACTGGCCGGTTTACTTCCCATAA